The region TTGCTGAATATTAAAGATGAAATCATGGCGCAAGCGCCTCAGGCAAGTTTAAATTATGCGGAAACTTTTGATTAAATCGTTCGTCTTAAAGCACTGTTTTTGAACCCCAGAGCTAAACCTGTGGAGGAGGAAGATGACTTACAACGACCCGAGTTCCAGTTCAACCGTAACCCCCAAATCCAAAAGTTTTGTGGAACGCCTGATTGGCGTATTCACCTCGCCGTCGGCGACGATGCAAGACATTGCGGCGCGCCCGAGTTGGCTGATACCGTTGATTCTCGTTTGCGTGTCTGCGTTGGCGTTTTCCTTGTATACACAAGATCTCATCATCGAAACGCAGCGCACGGAAACCCTGAAAAGAAACCCGAACATGACCGAAGAGCAAATTGCCGGCATGGAAAAGGTGATGAAGATCACCACACCGATCTTTGCGGTGTTGGGCACGGGCGTTTTTTATCTGGCCATCGGCGGCCTCTTGATGTTCACCGGCAACATTCTGCTGGGCGGTCAAACCAAATTCAAAACGCTTTTTTCCACGGTATGCTGGAGCGGCGTGATTACGCTGGTAAGTTCGCTCATTAACGCGCCGGTGATGAAAGCGCGAGGGGTGATGGAAAGCGCAACCAGCCTGGCTGGGCTTTTGCCCTCCGGAGACAGCAAGAGTGTGTTGCATACGTTGCTGTCGCAAATAGATTTGCTTAATATTTGGTGGGTGGCCGTCGCCGGTTTTGGTTTTGCTGCGGCCTATAAATTTTCAACGAAGAAGAGCATGATCACTGTGTTTGTGTGGTGGGCCATTTTTGTGGCCATTGGCGTCGCCGTGAAAACGATGACCAGTTAAACGATAACTAAGGAAGGAGCGTCACAATTATCATGAAACGAATCACACTCTATCTGCTGCTGGCTACGGTTGCCCTTTCCGGCGCCGCTTTGGCGCAAAACGGCAAGGCCTTGACGTTGGACGAGTGTATTGCCGTTGCGCTGCGCGGCAATTCCGCGCTGCAAAATGCGCAGCGCCGGCTGAACATTGCGGGTACGCAAGTGACCACTGCGCGTTCCGGCGTGTTGCCGTCGTTCGATCTTTCTCTCTCCTCCGGCCGTTTCCGTCAAGGCAATCGCACGCGGCTTGGCGACGTGCTTGTGGGTTTTGATCCGGTAACCGGCCAGGCCGTCTACGAACGCCGCACCCTCACGCAAGCCGGCTTCAGTACGAGTGATCATTCCGCGCAAATTTCCGCTTCGCTGCCGCTTTTTGATTTTGGCGCAAGCTGGAATCGCATCAGACAAGCGGGCGCCAGCGAAGATGCCAGCGCCAAGACATTTGAGTCGACCAAACAAAACACGATTTTGCTCGTGCATCAGCGCTACTTTGGCTATTTGAAAGAGCGCCAACTTTTGGCGGTTTATGAGGATGCCGCAAAGTCGAGTGAAGAGCAGCTCAAACGCACCGAAAGCATGTACGAGATCGGCTCGGTGGCGCAAGGCGACGTTTTTCGCCAGCGTACGCAACTCGGCAATGATCGCATCAATCTCATCACGCAGCAGAATCAAGTGCGCAATGCGCGTTCGCTGTTGAACGTTGCCATGGGCCGCCCGCCGGATGCTGAACTTGATATTATTGATATGGAAGCATTGCCGGAAACGCGCTCCTATACTCTGGAAGACGTTTTAAACGTCGCAATTGAAAAAAATCCTGAGCTGCAGAGCTACAAATTTCAAATGCGC is a window of Cytophagia bacterium CHB2 DNA encoding:
- a CDS encoding YIP1 family protein; the encoded protein is MTYNDPSSSSTVTPKSKSFVERLIGVFTSPSATMQDIAARPSWLIPLILVCVSALAFSLYTQDLIIETQRTETLKRNPNMTEEQIAGMEKVMKITTPIFAVLGTGVFYLAIGGLLMFTGNILLGGQTKFKTLFSTVCWSGVITLVSSLINAPVMKARGVMESATSLAGLLPSGDSKSVLHTLLSQIDLLNIWWVAVAGFGFAAAYKFSTKKSMITVFVWWAIFVAIGVAVKTMTS
- a CDS encoding TolC family protein → MKRITLYLLLATVALSGAALAQNGKALTLDECIAVALRGNSALQNAQRRLNIAGTQVTTARSGVLPSFDLSLSSGRFRQGNRTRLGDVLVGFDPVTGQAVYERRTLTQAGFSTSDHSAQISASLPLFDFGASWNRIRQAGASEDASAKTFESTKQNTILLVHQRYFGYLKERQLLAVYEDAAKSSEEQLKRTESMYEIGSVAQGDVFRQRTQLGNDRINLITQQNQVRNARSLLNVAMGRPPDAELDIIDMEALPETRSYTLEDVLNVAIEKNPELQSYKFQMRSAGIGKSIARSAYLPSFSLSGAYRRTHNEFGRVYSDFDKNWNGSVGIDMRLNLFNGFSDQANLERESLNYRIAEEDYTDRLRNIRLEAEQALLRLQAWQEITAINTENLASAQEDLRLAQERYRVGAGTLLDIITAQANLTRARSTLVSAKYDSMIANAQLKASMGTLGQ